CAGAACCTACACGACCACCTGGAAGTGTGGATCCAGCAGACCTGTACCCAGAAGATTACCCTCAACAGCAAGCTCAATCCCTTGGCCCAGCTGTTGATCGGTGCGCAATGGTTCTTCTTCAAGTCCGGACTGGGGGCCACCAATCACTTCGAGTCCAATGGCTATATCCGCAGTCGGGCGGGGCTCAAGTATCCGGATCTGCAATACCACTTCCTTGCCGGGGCTATTGCCTACGATGGTTCCAGTGCGGCGGAGGGACACGGCTTCCAGGCCCATCTCGGAGCCAACAAGCCCACGAGCCGCGGCTGGCTGAAGCTACGCTCAAGTGACCCGGAGGCCCCGCCGCGAATCTTCTTCAATTATCTGGACACGGAGGAAGATAAACAGGCCTATCGGGACGGTGTCCGCCTCACCCGCGAACTCTTCGCCCAGCCGGCGTTCGATCCCTACCGGGGCGAAGAGCTGATGCCGGGAGACAAGGTGCAGAGCGACGATGAGATCGACAACTGGGTTGCTGACAACGCCGAGACGGCCTATCACCCTTGCGGCAGTTGCCGGATGGGTACGGATGCAAACGCCGTCGTCGATCCACAATGCCGGGTGCATGGGATCGAAAACCTGAGGGTGGTGGACTCCTCTATCATGCCCACTGTCACCAACGGCAATATCAACGCGCCCACGATCATGATCGGTGAGCGCGCGGCGGACATGATCCTTGGTCGCAGCTTGCTAGAACCTGCGCAGGTTCCCGCCTTCCATATGGAAAACTGGGAAAACAGCCAGCGCGAAACTGAGCCGAAGCGCTAGTGTTCCGTCTGATCAACGAATTGACCAGGCGGGACACGGGTGTCCTGTTAAGTTGACGAATTAACGAACGGAGGAACTAGATGCTGCATTGTTTGGCGGAGCCTAGCCGAATGCCAGCCAGGCTCCCACCAATACCATCAGCGTTCCCGCCACCCGATTGATCGCCCGTACGCCGACACCGCGGCGCAAGGCTTGGCTCAGCTTACGGCCCCCATGGGCATAGAGTTGCAGGCAGAGGAATTCCAGCCCGAGGATAATCAGGATCAGCACCGTGAGCTGCGGCACCATGGGTAGTGAGCTGTCGATAAATGGCGGCAACAGGGCTATGAAGAACGCCCAGCCTTTGGGATTGGCGATTGCCGTCACGAAACCCTGAGTGGCCAGTTGCACCGGCGATGTGTCCGGTGGCGCCGCGTCGCTCTCCGGCATCGCCATCTTGCCCCGCGAACGCCACATCTGGACGCCCAACCACGCCAGGTAGATGCCACCGGCGTACTTGAACACCGCGAACGCCGTCGGATACTGCAACATAAAGGTCGCCACCCCGACTGCCGCAGCCGTCGCAACCACCGCCACACCCACCAGTTCCCCCGCCATCATCCACAGCGCACGGCGCACACCGATGGTAATGCCCAGTGATAGCGCCAGGGTCATGCACATCCCCGGGGTGATCGATACCACGAAGAAGGTGGGGATGAAGGCTGAGAGGAGATGGACGTTAAGCGACAACAAGGCGGCGATCCCTCACTGGACGATAAAATGGCCATCGCTAGGGATGGGCAGAAAAGCGTATATGGTATCTGAGCTTAAGCAAAGCAAGCCCGGGGCAGGGCCTTTAGCTCAGTTTTTCAGTATCCCCACCACCAACCGACCGGCCAGGGCCAGCAGGATCGCTCCGAACAGACGCTCGAACCAGACGGTGTGCTGTTGCAGGCGCTTGAGCCAGCGGGGGCTCGAGAATAGCCAGGCGACGATCAGATACCAGGCGCCGTCGATGATCATGGCGGTGGCCGCGTAGCCGAGTTTGGCGATGAACGAGGTGTCCTGACCGACCACCTGGCTGAACAGGGCAATGAAGAAGACGGCGATCTTGGGGTTGAGGAAGACCACCAGGAAGCCGTCGCGGGCAGCGCTGGTCGTGGTGGGTACCTCGGGCAGGGCGTTGTCAGCTCGGCTTCGGGCGGTCAGACCTTTGACGCCCAGCCACGCCAGATAAAGCGCACCGCCCCATTGCAGGACCGTGAAAGCCGTCGGCGAGGCAGTGATGATTGCCGCCAGTCCGACAATGCTCAACAGCGCGTAAAGACCTACTCCCAGACCATGCAGTAAGGCTGCGACGACACCATTGCGACGTCCGCCCGCCAGGGTCTGCTTCAATACCACCGCAAGCGACGGGCCCGGTGACATCGCGCCGAGGATGCAGATGCTGACGACCGTGAGCCAAGTGGCGAGTGTCATGGTGAAGTCCTTCTCCCGAAACGGTGGAAGTCTAGATGATTCCCGATGCGGGGGATACCACGCCAACTGATTTGCGTCATGCCGTGGTGGCTGGTGCCTGGGCTATGCTTGGTTAGGTTCTGTATAGCAAGTCCATCACCAGGTAGGGAGGGTTCGGATGGATACCGGAGTGGTACTTACGGGCGGCGGTGCCCGAGCCGCGTATCAGGTTGGCGTGCTGAAAGGGATCTCCGATATCTTCCCGGACTGGGCGCACCCCTTTCGCGTGATCGTCGGTACGTCCGCCGGCGCGATCAACGCCGTGGCGTTGGCCGGCGGTGGCGGGGTATTCCGACACAATATCACCAAGCTCGAACAGATTTGGTCAGAACTCACCATCGACCAGATCTACAAGGCCAATTCCTACGACATCCTCCGCAATATGACGGATATCGCCCGGCGCATGATCTCAGGCGCCTACGATGAAAGCCCCATGGCCTTGCTGAACAACAGCCCGCTGAAAGCCTTGCTGAAGCGGGAGGTGGATTTTGGTCAGGCAAGGGCCGCCATCGCCGCAGGTAACATCGCGGCGCTTGGCGTCAACGCGTGTGGATATACCACGGGCCAAAGCATCTGCTTCTTCGAGGGAGCGCCGTCGATCGCGGGATGGGCCATCGGACAGCGAGCGGGTGTCCGTACGGAATTGGGGCTTGACCACGTGCTGGCGTCCTCGGCCATCCCAACACTGTTCAGGCCGGTAAGAATCAACCGCGAGTATTTTGGCGATGGCGTCACCCGGCAGATGGCCCATATCAGCCCGGCGTTGCGGCTGGGCGCATCAAAAGTGCTGGTCATCGGTGTCAGCGCGAACAACATATGCCCGCCGAAGCGGCCAAAAACGCCGGAGGTGGCCGATTTGGGCCACGTGATCGCCCATGTCTTCAATGGCATGTTCCTGGACACCCTGGATTACGATATCGACCGTCTGCGGCTGATCAACCAATTGCTGGAACTGGTGCCCGAAGACAAGCTGCAAGAATCGAAACTTGACTTGAAACCCGTACGTTTGCTGGAGATTTCTCCGTCGGAAGACATGGGTGAGCTGGCCACCCGCTACCTCAACCGCATCCCCATGGTCCTGCGTCGATTTGCCGGAGCAAGCCGTGATGCTCACTCCTCCGGTTCGAGTTTGGTGAGCTACCTGATGTTCGATCAGGGCTTCTGCCGCGAGCTGATTCGTATGGGGTACGAGGATGCCCAGCGCCAGTCGCGGCAAATCGAGCAGTTCTTCAAGGCGGACGCGAACTGACCACCCTTCACTCATCCGGCAGGGTCACGGAAATCTTGATCGAGGCGTACCAGGCGGCCACGTCGGAGATCTGCTGGTCGGTCAGGTCCTTGGCAACGACCGTCATCATCTCGTGCTGGCGCTCACCGCTGCGGAAGGCCTTGAGCTGTCGTTCGAGGTAGATCTGGCTCTCGCCGGCCAGGTGCGGGGCGATGGGAATCCTGGCGATACCGTCGAGACCGTGACAGGTCTGGCATTGGCGCGCCAGCTTGCGTCCGTTGGCCGGGTCGGCGGCCTGGGCACAGACGGGAACCAGGCACGTAGCCAACAAAAGCACGAGCGAAAGGCGTGGACGAGGCATGGTAGGGCTCCGGATGTGCGGCGGGTACGGCGTTACCCCGTCGCAAGTGATGATGGGGCGGGAATGCTATGAGCCGCCGTAGGAGATCCGGTATACCGCGCCGGCCAAGTCGTCGGACACCAATAGCGAACCGTCCCTGAGCTGCGCCACGTCCACGGGCCGCCCCAGGTATTCGCCGTTCTGGTCGAGCCAGCCTTCGGCAAAGGGTTTGGGCTCGCCCTTAACGTTACCTTCGCCATCCACCGGCGTGAACATGACGCGTGCCCCCACGGGCTCCGTACGGTTCCAGGAACCATGTTGTGCCGAGAAGATACCGCCGCTGTACTCGCTCGGGAACATGTTGCCGGTGTAGAAAATCATGCCGAGATCGGCGGCATGAGCCACGGTCTCTGCGACAGGCATAACGGTGTCGGCCGGCACGTCCTCGTCCTTGTATTCGTTGGTGCGCACGTCACCACCGCCGTACCAGGGGAAACCGAAGTGCTGATCCATGGCGGTCTGGCGATTGATTTCACCGGGTGGGATATCATCGCCCATGCCGTCCACCTGGTTGTCCGTGAACCAGAGTTCGCCGGTGTCGGGGTGGAAATCCTGGCCCACGGAGTTGCGTACCCCAAGGGTATAGACCTCGCGCTCGGTACCATCCTGGTTGACCCGGATGATGCCGCCAATGCCTTGTTCCTCGAACACCTGTAGGTGCTCCTTGGGCGCCACGTTGTAAGGTTGGCCAAGGGAAATATACAGCTTGCCGTCAGGGCCGACGTCACAGACCCGGGCGGTGTGGTTATAGCTTTCGAACTGCGACGGCACCAATTTACCGCCGGGAATCACCTCCGACGCCACGACATCCGGACTTTCATAGAAAAACTCAGCGGCGGGGTAGGCCAGTACCCGGTTCTGCTCGGCGATATACAGCACGCCTTCCGGCGAGAAGCAGGGGCCGTTGGGAATGGCTTTGGCCAGCGAGGGTGCGAAATTCTTGACCTCATCCGCCACCCGATCCTTGTCGCGATCGGTGACGGCCCAGACTTCGGTCTTGCGCGTGCCCACGAAGGTCACGATGCCCTGGGGACCGACGGCCATATGGCGTGCATCGGGCACCAGCGCGTAAAGCTCGATGCGGAAGCCTTTGGGTAGTTTGATCGTTTCCAGCGTCTTGCGGATAGCGTCAGCGCTGGCGGACTTCTGGTCGATAACGGTGAACTCGGTGGTCCCCGTCGTCTGGAAATTGCCCAGTTTCTTGAGCGTATCATCGGCCCTGAGAAGACCGGAATGCGATAGCGCGATAAGGACGGAGACACTGATTGCTAGGGTATTTCTTGTCATTGTTGTGGCACTCCCTTTCCAATGGTTGCTTGGGCAACAATCAGTAAAGGTGGTTATTTTTTAACCGTCAACGCGTTTTGGAGTGCCTGGCGCTTTAAACCATCTAAGAGCGCTATTGTTTTTTACTATCATCCGTATCGTCTCCTGACGTCTCCGATTCCGCATTGGCTTCCACGTGGTGCGGGTCTTCAGGTGGCGGTTCACCCTCGTCCGCAGATTCATGGTTGGTATGGGCCTCGAAGTCTGGATTGCGCGGATCCAGATCGGCCATACCCAGGGCCATCTCCGGCGAGGTGGTGTAGTAATGCTCCTGTTCTTCCACCGGTACTCGCTTGTGGCGACCAGGGCCAACCGTGATGAAAAACAGCAGGAGCCCGAGGATCACGGCGTTGCTGACAAACAGCCCCGCCGGCCCCATCAGGTCCATTACGAACGAACTGACCACCGGGCCTATGCAACTGCCAATACCGTAACTTAGAAGCAGCGCCGTGCTGGCGGCGGTAATCTGGTGGCTGTCCATCCGGTCGTTGCTGATGGCCACTGCGATCGGATAGATCGTTGCGCTGATACCCATGTAGAGCCCCACGAACAGTATCAGCACCAGCATGTTGAAACTTCCGACAAGGGCAGCAGCCACGCTGCAACCTGCGGCGACCAGCGTGGCGACCTGCATCACCCGGTAACGGTCGAAGTGATCGCAGAAGCGGCCCACCGGCCACGCCATGATCATGGCGGCTACGATAGCCGAAGCCATGAAGTTGGAGAGTTGATTGACGTCGAGCCCGATCTGGTTGGCGTATACCGGCCCCATGGCGTAGAAGGCGCTGATCAGCAGGCCTGCGACCAGCGCGCCGAGCGTGCCCACTGGGGTAATGCGATAGAGCTTGGCCAGTGACATCCGTTCGCCCTGGATGATCGTGGGCGATTCCCGGCGTGTTAGCGAGAGCGGAACGAGTGCCAGGGCCACCAGCATTGCGGCAAGGGAAAACGGAATGAAACCGGCTGGATCCGCGACCCGGATCAGTACCTGACCGCCGGCCGTAGAGAGGAAGAAGACAATCTGGTAGATCGCGAAAAGGGTTGCCCGGTTGTTGTTGTCCGCCCGGCTACTGAACCAGCTTTCCATGACGATCATCAGGCCGGCCATGACGAACCCGCCCAAAGCCCGCAGGACTCCCCAGAGCCCAGCCTTGACGGCCATTGGGTAGAGCAGGATCGAGGCCGCCAGCACCGCTGCAAACACCGCGAATGCGCGGATGTGTCCCACCCTTTCTATGATGCGCCCGGCGTAGAGCGTGCCGCCCACGAAGCCGACGGAATAGAACACCAGGATCCAGCCGATCACGCTGGCGCTGAATTCCTCGATACTCAGGCGCAGCCCTAGCAGGGTCATCAGGAAGGCATTACCGCCGATCAGCAGGATGATGCTGGCAATGAGCGAAGAAAGGCTGAGTGCGGTTTTCGACATCGATCCTCCGGTTCCATCGGTATTAATGAGCGGTGTCGCAGTCAGTGTATGGACAAGCTTGGTACAGCCTGAATGTTATGGCAAAAAACCTGAGTTAAAGGCTTGGAGCCGGAAATTGAAGAACGGGTAATGTGCGAAAGCACGTGAGGCCGCACGCGCGGCCCACTAAAGCATCGAGAGTCCCCAGGCGGCGGCCACCACCACCGTCAGACCGATGGTGACCGATACCTTGTGCCGCTCGAACAATGCCTGGGCCTTGTTGCCGGCCAGCCAGACCAGCAGGGCCAGCCCGTAGTAGCGTAGTCCCCGGGCAATGATCGAAGCCGCCAGGAACAGGCCAAACGAATACTTGGTGGCGCCGGCCGCCAGCATGGCGATCTGGAAGGGGACCGGAATCACGCCCACGCTCAGCACGAACCAGAATCCCTGGCTTTCCATTTGCCGGGCCACCTGTTCGTACTGCTGCTGGTTGGCGATCAGGGAGACCAGTTGCTGGCCCACCGCGTCGAAGATGAAATAACCGACCGCGTAGCCGACACTGGCGCCGACCAGGCAGCCGAGCAGCGCGGCGGTCGCCAGGGCAATCATCGCGCTGCGGCGCGCCTGCATCAGCGGGATGAGGATGGCCTCAAGGGGTATCGGTACGATGATCGATTCGAGGAACGAGGCTAGGCCAAGCCCCCAAAGCATGTGTTTGGAGTGAATCAAGCGGTTGAGCAGGCGACGCAGTCGGGAGTTCCTGCGCGTTTCTCGGGTCGTGGTTTCGGATCCATCCGACATGGTAAGTCCTGGCACTGGTGAAAAGGCCTCAAACCTCGACGTTAGCGGCATTGGCAGGAAATGAAAATTAAAAAGAAATAATGCGTTAGGAGCGTTGGAGGCAGGCAGTGAGGCATCTGCGCAACGCTGGGGTTGCTTTAGACCGTTGACTGTCTAAAAATGGCTGTATAAATAAACAGTATTTGTTGGTTTGAATGGCAAGGCAATTCTTTCGTCGCGGACCCGATCACCGGGCAGGCTCTACCGTCACCTTTCTGGATGTGAGGTGCCGCTTTGGCTTTCGCAGTGTCGAGCTGGGGCGCTGGGTCACCGAGGCGGAGAAGCAGCGCAGTGCAGCGCTGTTCTACGACGCGCTCTGCGACCTGATGGCGATCCTCGGCGGCCCGGAGGAGCTGGTTTCCCTGCGCGGCAGCCTTGGGCTGCAATACGGCATCGGCGGCCGGCCGGGTGTTTCTGCCCACTACACCCCGGCCACCCGAAGCTTTGCCCTGGCCAAGAATGCCGGTCCGGGAAGCATTGCCCACGAGTGGTTTCACGCCTTCGATCACTATATCTGCGGCAAGCTGTTCGCGGGAGCGGAAACGGGCGCTTTTGCCTCAAAGGTCTGGCTCTCCAGGCGTAAGGCTGTCGCTCATCCACTCAACACGCTTTTGCAGCGATGCTTCGAGGCGGTCCTGCTAGACGAGGGAGGCGATGAACCCAGCGACCTGTTCCGCCAATCGGCGCGGGCCGACAAGGCAGCGGGTATCGTTTACTTCAGTCAGCCGGAGGAACTCTGCGCTCGGGCATTCGAAGCCTTTGTGCAGGATGCGACCGTCAAGAATGCCTTTCTCGTAAGGGGCGCGCGGGAGTCTGAAGAAGCGAGGATGGGGCTCTATCCCTTGGGCCATCAACGTGAGCGGATCAACGAGGCCTATGGAGCATATTTTCGTCGGTTGGGAGCGGCGTTGGGGCGCCAGGCTGGCGCTGTGAGTACAAGGTAATAGATTGCGAAAGCGGCGTTAGCCGCTTTCGCGAGGGCCCGGTTCGGGTGCCATGCTCGATCAGGACGTCCCGAACTTCTCGTGCTCGCCCATATTGGGTGTCTCGTCCTTCGCGTTGGCTTTCGCCATCTTGAAGAAGGATACCATCTTGCTGGTGTCGCTGTTCCAGTACTCGCCCTTCTGGATCTTGATTTCAATCAGGCCGACGTTGGGTGATCCCTTGCCATCGGGGAACCAGGCACCGATGAATGGATTCCAGAACTTGTCGATCAGAGCCTTGTCCTTGACGATCCGGCCCACACCGGTCATCGAGACATACGTATCGTCATGCGTATCGGCGAATGCCACGCAGACGTCACTGTCATTCTCCACTTCGAAAACCTTTTCAGATTCCAGGTCGGTAAAGAACCAGAGCGTGCCATCATACTCATCCTGAACGAGGTGCATGGGGCGGGCACGTAGCTCCTCGCCATGCAACGTCGTCAGCATACCGGTCTTGATGTGGCGGATCAGATCCCAGACTTTTTCCTTGTGCTCCGGGCTGGACATAAGCGTTCCTCCTTGTTGCTGTGACTGATTGTTTCACCGATTGTGTACGATCATTCAACCTTCCGCGTTCACAAATCGCCAATGACGGTTCCTTAACTTTGCTGGTCTTCGGTGAACCCCGCGAAGATGGAAATGACGCGGGGCGTACGCTTCGCGAGCCAGAAAGACAGAGAGCATGGAGCGTTCACTCTTCTCTTAACTTACGGGAAGCGTCGTTCAGTCGCCGAGCGCTACCCCATCCATGCGTGGATCGGCGCCGCCGCGCCAACCGGTCTCTGTGCGTTGGATGCCGTGCAGGCCGCTTTCCAGACGAAGTACCTCCACATCATGACCCATCTCGCGCAGGGCGTCGGCCTGGGTGGCCGCCAGGGTGCCGGCCTCAAGCTCCAATGGTTTGCCTTCGCCGCGATGCAGGAAATTGGGCAGGGCGATGGCTTCCTGGATGGTCAGGTCCCAGTCCAGTACCCCCACTAGGGCCTTGACCACATAGCCGATGATACGACTCCCGCCCCGCGACCCGACGATAAGTTCCACCTCGCCTTCGGGATTCATTACGATGATGGGGGACATGGAGCTACGCGGGCGCTTTTCCGGGGCGACGGCGTTGGGCACCAACTCCCCGTCGTAGCGAGGCTGGAAGGTAAAATCCGTCAGTTGGTTGTTGAGGAAGAAACCATCCACCCGGTTGCGACTACCGAACGGTGCCTCGATGGAGCTGGTCATCACCACCATGTTGCCTTCGCTATCGATGACGTTGAAATGGGAAGTGCCGGTGGTTTCCTTTTCCTCGGGTACCTGTTCGTCTTCCAGGTACGCCGGGCCGCCAGGTTGCCCGGGCTTGGCTTCGGTCATGGCGATACCGGTCTCGATCAGCTCGGCGCGCCGGTTGAGATAGTCCTCGGCGATCAGGGCGTCCGATGGCACATCGACGAACGCCGGATCGCCCACATAGTTGAAGCGGTCCGCAAAGGCCAGCCGACTGGCTTCGGCAACCAGGTGGATCGCCTCGGCGCTGACCGGCTCCAATGCACTCATTTCATACTGTTCGAGCATGCCGAGGATTTGCAGAACCGCGATGCCGCCAGAGGAGGGCGGGGCCAGACCACACAGGGTCCATTGGCGATACTCGCCACACACCGGTTCGCGGGTTTGCGGTTCGTAATTGCGCATATCCTCCATGGTGATATCGCTGCCCCAGAGCCAACGGCTGCGCGCGGCTTCGACGATATCCTCGGCAATATGCCCTTCATAGAAGACTTCAGGTCCCTGCTGTGCGATTTCGCGCAGGGTGTCTGCGAGCGCCGGGTTGCGTAGCTGCGGTTCGTCCGACGCCGCCCACTGGTCGACGAAGTAGTCGTCGGTATCATCCAGTATCCGCAGCGACCAGTCGTTCTCGATCTGCCGTTGCAGACGGCGGGGCATGGGAATGCCGTTCTCGGCCATTGTGATGGCAGGTTGGAAGAGTTCGGCCCAGGGTTTGGAACCATGGTCCCCATGGGCATCGTGCATCATCGCCACCAGGCCAGGGACGCCGACGGACAAGCCGCTGGGGACCGCCAGCCAAAGCGGCATGGACCAACGCCACATCATGAATCTTTCGCGCTCTGCGTCCGCCGGCGCCTTTTCGCGGCCGTCATACATGGTGATCTCACCGGTCTTACCGTCCCGGTAGAGCATGAAACCGCCGCCCCCGATACCGGTCTCCGGGGCCTCGGCAAAGGTCAGCGCCATTTGCACGGCGACTGCAGCGTCCATCGCGTTACCGCCGTTACGTAAGACCTCTACGCCAGCCTCCACGGCTCGCGGATTCGCAGCGGTCACCATGAACTTCTCTGCAGTCTGCTCTTCGGGCGACTGGTTGGCAGGTGGGGCACCGTGGGACTGGTCGGCGCTGGCGCAGCCTTGAAGGCTGAAGCCGCCCAGCAGCCAGAGAGCCAGAAATGGACCCCTAACGTTTAATCGACGACGACGGGTACGACTAAGGCCAGCGTGATGGGGTGCCTTGTGTCTTGAAGCTTTGTCCATGGAGATCTTTCCTGTTGTTCGCTCTTGCTGCCCGTAGCCCGAAAAGCCTCGAGTCAATAAATGCACGGTTGAATATCCACTACACCTAAGGAGTCGCTGTGGTTGCAACCGCAAAGGTTTAAAACGCGGTCAGAGCAGATTACGAAGTGGTAAGACTCAGGTTGTCGCGGGTTGTAACAGGGGAGTGGCATGCTTGGTTGCGCATCGGATGCCGACCGTTTCGACTAAGGATTTGCCATGTTGCCCCAGCCCGCGGATTTCCAGGAAGCAAGTCAGTGGTTCAGGCGAATCGCCGGAGATTTTCGGGTCACTGCGGTCGGTTGCGTGCTGCTGTTTTTCCTTGCGGTGACGTGTGTCGTGGCGCTGTCAGGCAAAGCTATGGCCGCAACGGACGCTCCTGGAAACGCCGAAATAGCCCGGGAGATGATGGTGGTCTCCGGCAACCCGCTGGCATCTGAGGTGGGATTGGCGGTCCTCCGCCGGGGCGGGAACGCGGTCGATGCAGCCGTCGCTGTACAGATGATGATGTCGTTCGTGGCTGGGCCGTCGACCGGCATAGGCGGTGGTGGCTTTATGGTCTACCGGAACGGCAGTACGGGTGAGATCGACGTCTATGATGGGCGGGAGATGGCGCCGTCGGGCATGTCGCCGTACCAGTTGATGGCTTTTCGTGGTGTTCCCGGTTTGGAGGGCGCAATGCCTCTGTGGTTTGCGGTGATTAGTGGCCACGGGATTGGCGTTCCCGGTACCGTAGCCATGCTCCATCTGGCTCACCAGGACCATGGCACGCTTCCCTGGAAAGATCTCCTGCAGCCCGCCATCGATGCGGCACAGGACGGTGTGCCCATACCGGAGCGACTGAGCGAGCAGGTTGATTTCGATCCCTCTCTCGCCCTGTTCCATGCCCTGGACCATGCCTTCGTCGAGCCGGCGAGTGCCGGAGATCA
The window above is part of the Marinobacter nanhaiticus D15-8W genome. Proteins encoded here:
- a CDS encoding LysE family translocator; protein product: MLSLNVHLLSAFIPTFFVVSITPGMCMTLALSLGITIGVRRALWMMAGELVGVAVVATAAAVGVATFMLQYPTAFAVFKYAGGIYLAWLGVQMWRSRGKMAMPESDAAPPDTSPVQLATQGFVTAIANPKGWAFFIALLPPFIDSSLPMVPQLTVLILIILGLEFLCLQLYAHGGRKLSQALRRGVGVRAINRVAGTLMVLVGAWLAFG
- a CDS encoding LysE family translocator — encoded protein: MTLATWLTVVSICILGAMSPGPSLAVVLKQTLAGGRRNGVVAALLHGLGVGLYALLSIVGLAAIITASPTAFTVLQWGGALYLAWLGVKGLTARSRADNALPEVPTTTSAARDGFLVVFLNPKIAVFFIALFSQVVGQDTSFIAKLGYAATAMIIDGAWYLIVAWLFSSPRWLKRLQQHTVWFERLFGAILLALAGRLVVGILKN
- a CDS encoding patatin-like phospholipase family protein; the protein is MDTGVVLTGGGARAAYQVGVLKGISDIFPDWAHPFRVIVGTSAGAINAVALAGGGGVFRHNITKLEQIWSELTIDQIYKANSYDILRNMTDIARRMISGAYDESPMALLNNSPLKALLKREVDFGQARAAIAAGNIAALGVNACGYTTGQSICFFEGAPSIAGWAIGQRAGVRTELGLDHVLASSAIPTLFRPVRINREYFGDGVTRQMAHISPALRLGASKVLVIGVSANNICPPKRPKTPEVADLGHVIAHVFNGMFLDTLDYDIDRLRLINQLLELVPEDKLQESKLDLKPVRLLEISPSEDMGELATRYLNRIPMVLRRFAGASRDAHSSGSSLVSYLMFDQGFCRELIRMGYEDAQRQSRQIEQFFKADAN
- a CDS encoding c-type cytochrome, with product MPRPRLSLVLLLATCLVPVCAQAADPANGRKLARQCQTCHGLDGIARIPIAPHLAGESQIYLERQLKAFRSGERQHEMMTVVAKDLTDQQISDVAAWYASIKISVTLPDE
- a CDS encoding PQQ-dependent sugar dehydrogenase, whose product is MTRNTLAISVSVLIALSHSGLLRADDTLKKLGNFQTTGTTEFTVIDQKSASADAIRKTLETIKLPKGFRIELYALVPDARHMAVGPQGIVTFVGTRKTEVWAVTDRDKDRVADEVKNFAPSLAKAIPNGPCFSPEGVLYIAEQNRVLAYPAAEFFYESPDVVASEVIPGGKLVPSQFESYNHTARVCDVGPDGKLYISLGQPYNVAPKEHLQVFEEQGIGGIIRVNQDGTEREVYTLGVRNSVGQDFHPDTGELWFTDNQVDGMGDDIPPGEINRQTAMDQHFGFPWYGGGDVRTNEYKDEDVPADTVMPVAETVAHAADLGMIFYTGNMFPSEYSGGIFSAQHGSWNRTEPVGARVMFTPVDGEGNVKGEPKPFAEGWLDQNGEYLGRPVDVAQLRDGSLLVSDDLAGAVYRISYGGS
- a CDS encoding MFS transporter translates to MSKTALSLSSLIASIILLIGGNAFLMTLLGLRLSIEEFSASVIGWILVFYSVGFVGGTLYAGRIIERVGHIRAFAVFAAVLAASILLYPMAVKAGLWGVLRALGGFVMAGLMIVMESWFSSRADNNNRATLFAIYQIVFFLSTAGGQVLIRVADPAGFIPFSLAAMLVALALVPLSLTRRESPTIIQGERMSLAKLYRITPVGTLGALVAGLLISAFYAMGPVYANQIGLDVNQLSNFMASAIVAAMIMAWPVGRFCDHFDRYRVMQVATLVAAGCSVAAALVGSFNMLVLILFVGLYMGISATIYPIAVAISNDRMDSHQITAASTALLLSYGIGSCIGPVVSSFVMDLMGPAGLFVSNAVILGLLLFFITVGPGRHKRVPVEEQEHYYTTSPEMALGMADLDPRNPDFEAHTNHESADEGEPPPEDPHHVEANAESETSGDDTDDSKKQ
- a CDS encoding YqaA family protein — translated: MSDGSETTTRETRRNSRLRRLLNRLIHSKHMLWGLGLASFLESIIVPIPLEAILIPLMQARRSAMIALATAALLGCLVGASVGYAVGYFIFDAVGQQLVSLIANQQQYEQVARQMESQGFWFVLSVGVIPVPFQIAMLAAGATKYSFGLFLAASIIARGLRYYGLALLVWLAGNKAQALFERHKVSVTIGLTVVVAAAWGLSML
- a CDS encoding CLCA_X family protein, which encodes MARQFFRRGPDHRAGSTVTFLDVRCRFGFRSVELGRWVTEAEKQRSAALFYDALCDLMAILGGPEELVSLRGSLGLQYGIGGRPGVSAHYTPATRSFALAKNAGPGSIAHEWFHAFDHYICGKLFAGAETGAFASKVWLSRRKAVAHPLNTLLQRCFEAVLLDEGGDEPSDLFRQSARADKAAGIVYFSQPEELCARAFEAFVQDATVKNAFLVRGARESEEARMGLYPLGHQRERINEAYGAYFRRLGAALGRQAGAVSTR
- a CDS encoding pyridoxamine 5'-phosphate oxidase family protein, whose protein sequence is MSSPEHKEKVWDLIRHIKTGMLTTLHGEELRARPMHLVQDEYDGTLWFFTDLESEKVFEVENDSDVCVAFADTHDDTYVSMTGVGRIVKDKALIDKFWNPFIGAWFPDGKGSPNVGLIEIKIQKGEYWNSDTSKMVSFFKMAKANAKDETPNMGEHEKFGTS
- the ggt gene encoding gamma-glutamyltransferase, with amino-acid sequence MDKASRHKAPHHAGLSRTRRRRLNVRGPFLALWLLGGFSLQGCASADQSHGAPPANQSPEEQTAEKFMVTAANPRAVEAGVEVLRNGGNAMDAAVAVQMALTFAEAPETGIGGGGFMLYRDGKTGEITMYDGREKAPADAERERFMMWRWSMPLWLAVPSGLSVGVPGLVAMMHDAHGDHGSKPWAELFQPAITMAENGIPMPRRLQRQIENDWSLRILDDTDDYFVDQWAASDEPQLRNPALADTLREIAQQGPEVFYEGHIAEDIVEAARSRWLWGSDITMEDMRNYEPQTREPVCGEYRQWTLCGLAPPSSGGIAVLQILGMLEQYEMSALEPVSAEAIHLVAEASRLAFADRFNYVGDPAFVDVPSDALIAEDYLNRRAELIETGIAMTEAKPGQPGGPAYLEDEQVPEEKETTGTSHFNVIDSEGNMVVMTSSIEAPFGSRNRVDGFFLNNQLTDFTFQPRYDGELVPNAVAPEKRPRSSMSPIIVMNPEGEVELIVGSRGGSRIIGYVVKALVGVLDWDLTIQEAIALPNFLHRGEGKPLELEAGTLAATQADALREMGHDVEVLRLESGLHGIQRTETGWRGGADPRMDGVALGD